The Aspergillus fumigatus Af293 chromosome 7, whole genome shotgun sequence genome includes the window TGATTGCATCCTTCATAACCCTGACTCCTGACAACGCGTCGTTCTCCGAGCCAAAGTACGCCAATGCGCAGAGGACCGCACTTGTTCCGTAAATGTAGTTGCAGCCCCATCGCCCGTACCAGCCCCGAGATAATACATGTGTGTCTGACAAATAGCGTATCGCTCTTCGAGAAGCTGCCACAACGCGATCAGCAAGGGCATCTGCTTTACTGAGTGcaagaaaaaggccaaaAGCCTCCAGGACGTGGCCGGTCACATCCGGAGTGGAGGGATCGCACAATGCGTCCATGTCACTGAACGGAATCTTGTTCAGAAAATGCTTATCATTATCCCGGTCAAAGGCACCCCAGCCCCCGTCCGTATTCTGCATTCCCAGAAGCCAATTCAGCGCATCCAAAACGGAGGCGGAGTGAACCAGCCGCTCGTCTTGCCGAATCATTGCCAGAACTGCGGATGCTGTGTCGTCCACATCAGGGTACCAGGTGTTGAAATACCCGAAGCTGAACCCACCCGCCTTGAGTCCATGGTTGTTTACCTTCCAGTCCCCGTAGTTGCCTAAtctctgatgttgctgtAGCCAGCCCAACGACCTTGTGAGCCAGGGCTTAGAGGCCATGCCTGCGTCGCCGAGGGCAATCAGCATTAAGCTGGTGTCCCAGAACGCGGACACAGTTGTTTGGATTCGTTTTCCCTGTTTGTCACGGTATGCGAAGCGTTCAATGGCCTCAAGCCCGCGGTGGATAGGGCCTGAATGCAGCGGATAGCCTTCCAGTCTCAGGGCAAGCATAGCTCCGTGCAGCGGCGGCATAATGTCTCCGATGTCTCCCATGTCCTCCTGGTGCTCCAGAATCCAGTCGACGCACTTCTGAAGAGCAAAGCGGCGAAAGGGATTGAAGGATCGCAAACCGTCCAAGCGGTGCAGGATCGAGTCAGCCAAGGTGAAGATCGACGCAAACGGGTCGGATCTCCAGGCCGTCGGTTCGTCGTGATTGTATGGTATCATTTTATTTTGCGGGTCGCACCACAGCTCGTCCAAGTAATCGCTAGAGGTTCCCTTGCCGCCACCTGGAAGAGCATAGATCGGGCGATGGTGGGAGATGATCAGAAGGGGCACCACAGTAGCCCGCGCCCAAGCTGACCAGTGATAGATACTGACTGGTACCCTTGAAGGCAGCAGAATCAACTCAGGCGGTAATTCCGGTACAGCAGCCCAAGGAAATAAGCCGAACAGGGCGAGGTATATGCGGGTAAAGATGCGGACCTTAGCAACACCACCAGCGGCAATTGCAAAGTCTCGTGCACGGCGCATTGCCGCGTCATCCTCCGAGAGTCCCAGGATCTTCAAAGCCAGATACGCCTCTACGGTCACCGAGATATCCCCCGCCTGGTCGGGAGCGGTACTCCAACCCCCGTCTGCTCCCTGTGTGCAGCGGAACCAGGAGATGAATGCTTCTCGGTCCGCGTCGAGGTTGATGCCTAGCGCCTGGCAGAGAAGGACATGCTCTGCGCTGGTCGTTGCGTTTGTTTTCACTTCGCCGCACCAGTGTCCGTCCGAGTGCATCTCTCCTCTACTGTGCTGGCCGGAGAGCTTGATCGCTTGCTTGATTCTGGGGAGCAAGGGATCATCGGGAGACAAGCTGCGAACTCGTAGCCCTTCTGTTGTGATGGCCTCTGTCTGCAACATCGCGAGGGTCAATTGGcatcgaggaagagaatTGACCAAGCTGACGACAGTCCGCGTTCTATGTCGAGACGGGATGGTCCACTACATATGCTACTTGAGCGGTAACAGCTAACCCATAGCGACTTCTTGCGGTGCTGTGATCAATGGATGGACCATAACTGTGGACCTGACGAATCCGGCATGGGAGCGAAAAGTTAAAAGCCTTAAGCTCTATTAGTATCGCGCCCTTGGACCTGGTCATTATAGATGGTGCCATAGCTTTTCCGGATGCTGGACAACTTGTCGACTCGTCATCCGTCTCGGTCAGGGTCCAGACATGGAGTATACTTGCAAGATCCATGCTAAATTGCTTCAATTGTAGCAGTAATGATGAGTGACGCAGACTCCCTTTACGTGGGGCTCGCTACCAGACCTCTCTGAGGTTGCAAGTCCTGCCATTACAGaggtgatgaagatatcATTCTCTTGACTGGCCGGGTGGAAGCATCCGGGTAAGGGACCCGCGGAACCAACAGATGGGTCACATCCTTCTAGGGCAGTGGGACAGTGGCGCGTATGACAGCGGTCTAGAACTTACTCAAAGGTAGGGCAAAGAGCCAGAATCACTTCGAGTCCAGTGTTCATGGGTTCTACCATGGGTCCGGGCATCTGACAGCTGCCGATGTAACCATGTCGCATTCCACAAGCTTGAGGATCTTCACGGTGTAATCAACATAGGTCTCTAATTAGTGTTTAATAGCTCAGTAATGACTGTATATCTCTAATCCGTTCAGATATACAGGCCATCTCGAAGACAGTCATTGTCCTGCTATTGCGCTGCCGGATTGGGACGAGTTGCAGCGGGCCGCGGGATACGGGTGATCCCAGGACAGGTTTGGATCGCTCAGAACGGCTGAGTACAAAGCTATTGTGGGTCATCTGGCCAGTGAGACATCATTCTTCTGTAGTGAGGCGATTGCACCACTGCAATCATATGTTTTGCGGAGATATCCATGACAGTCACTACGGGGCCAGTCCAGCCTCAATTCCCAGGCGAGAACAGCACTGACGACTCAAACCGCAACATCTGGTGTTGTTTCTCCCAAGTTAGACGCGCCAACATGTATAAATCCCGAGTCCTCGGGCTCGAGTCTCAGAATGGCCCCCTTTGGTAATTAACGTCATTATTGCGCATGCAAATCGACTGAGGCAAGGTCCACTTTATACTGTGTACAAAGTTGCTATACGAAGTTGGTTCGGCTTGTCTTTTTCAAAGACTATTCGTTAACTGTTTGTTTTTCGAAGCTTTCCATGAGATCTCATGGGAATATCTGTCCCGATAAACCCATACTAGCCCCATCGGACTCCCGAGAATGGATCCCCCTTTCAAGGTCATAATTGTCGGGGGATCAATTGCCGGCCTTACTCTCGCTCACTGCCTGCACAGGGCAGAGATTCCCTGCATTGTCCTCGAAAAGCGGCCCCAAATTGCTCCCCAAGAAGGAGCATCTGTTGCCATCCTGCCAAACGGGGCCCGCATCCTGGAACAACTGGAGGTCTACGACGCGGTTGAGAAGCTGGTGAAGCCAAAGCACGTCTTGAATATGTATTTCCCAGATGGATTCCATTTCAGCGATCCGTATCCCAAGACTATGAATGAGCTGTAGGTTGCCAAATCTCGCTTTGCCTTGGTGTCGTCCGTCTGTCTGATCAGCCCCTGGTCTCTGCAGCTTCGGGTTCCCAATGGCGTGTCTGGACCGTCAACAATTACTCCAAGTTCTGTATCAGCTGTTTCCCAAAAAACCCGACATCTACGTGGGCAAAAGTGTCGTAGGGGTTGACGAACAGGATAGCCGTGTGCTGGTGTACACTGCCGATGGAAGCACCTACGAGGGTGACCTGGTCGTGGGTGCCGACGGAGTCCACAGCCGTGTTCGAACTCAGATGTGGCGCGCAGCAAAAATGCGACGGCCTGGTCTGATCAGTGAAAGCGAGATGAAAGGTACGGATTCTTATCCGGATCAGATCGGCGACTCAGACGGGCTGACTGTGATCATGGCTGATAGGGATGAGTATCGAGTATGCCTGCATTTTCGGTGCCTCTCCTACGGTTCCAGGATTGGACGAGCGACACCTGCATTCCAGAGTAGACAACGGAACAGCATTCATCCTCGTCCCCGGAGTCAATGGACGATTGTCCTGGTTCATCATTGTCCGATTGGACAAAAAATATCAATACGGTAGTGCGCCGCGGTTCTCAGTCAAAGACGCTGCAGCCTGGGGTGAGCGATTGACGGATAAAAACATATGGAAGGACATCAAATTCGAGCAGGTGTGGCAGAGTCGCCAGACTGTCGACATGACGGCACTGGAAGAAACTATATTTCGAAATTGGAGTTGCGGCCGCATTGTCTGCATTGGCGATAGCATGCACAAGGTATGTATGTTGCTGACGGAAGTGGGTGTGACTCCCCTCGGGTCTGACAATCTTCTGCTTTAGATGACACCGAATCTCGGACAAGGGGCCAACTGTGCTATTGAAGACGCTGCTGCCCTGACCAACAAACTACACGATGCTCTGAAGGTTAAAAATCCAGGACGCAAGCTATCtgacgacgagatcgagCAAGCCTTGTCCGAATTCAGCAACATCCAAGTTAAACGCATATCCAAGATCTACAACGTGTCGTGGACCACCGCGCGCTTGCAGACTCGAGCAAATCTGGTGTATAGGCTACTCTTGCGGTATTTCATTCCATACGCGGGAGACAAACCCGCGAAGAGAGTACTGAGGATTTTCGAGGGAGCTACAGCGCTGGACTTCATCCCATTACCCACCCGCTCAGGTCCCGGCTGGACACCGcaaaaaagggaagaaacgTTCTTTCCAAGATGGACTATTGCGCTTGCATTTTTGGTACTGATATCAGTGGTGTCAATCAACCTGAAGCCTGTTGGATATTACAGTTACTGGCTGTCGCTCCTTGGCGGCTTCCTTATGGACAGAATCCGATGACAGAGCAACGCTACCTGCCTCGATGGCACTATCTTTCTGTTTTCCGATAGTCTCTCGTAGTCTTAGCCAAATTCATGGCCAAGAAATGTTGAGGAGGACCTAGTGGAGCGCTGTCCCGGTTGCTCAGGCCGGAAGGGTTGCGTTACATTGCTGGCAAACCACGTTATGGATATAGGTATGTAACCTCACTTTTTCCCGCCAACCAGAACGTCCACATTTTGACAGTCGAAAAGTTGAAGGGCTGGTTGATAGACCTTAACTTATTGAATAGGACCGTTTGTTCTGCATGCTGCTTCCGGTTCAATCTTCGAGTGTCTTCCATGCCAATCATGTCGTACTCCTGGGAGACGCTTCTGGGCCCCTTGTACCTGGTGACTCGGGCATCTCGTCGTATTTGGTGCCTTTGTATGAAAAACCGCTGATTAAAATCTCAGCGTATTCGGCTCTTAAAGTTATATTGCAGACGTGACTACAAGGGCTACAATGATGACCTGTCCATTCGCCTCCCAACTCACTCGACTCCTGTAAGGTCAATTAGGATTTCTAATTAACCTCGACAATTCGTTTGAAGTAAGAGTCACGGGTGGCTACATGTTTTTAAATAGTGCCACTTCTACAGCTAACCTTATGATGTAGTCTACAGTGATCCAGGTTCCGTATAAAGAGATACTGTATTCTTATTAACAAGTTGGGTATACACCGTCGTGAAACGAAACGATGGTTAGACGGCTTTCACTCACTTCCAGTTCCTTTGGGCACGCGATTCTATTCGGGCCTGTCGTCCTACGGGTACCTTGCTCACGGCGGGAATACCGTGGACAATTCAGGCTgccttgatgatggagaaaagCGAGTATAGAGAGCATGGAAGGCGTGTATCATATGTGCAATCTGCAATATAACGAAGTGTCGGTCGTCCTATCTTCGTCGTCCACACGTACAGAGTCTCGAAGGAAGGGCTGACTCGGGACCATGGCCGTTTGATCGATGGTAAGATAGAAAGGGTTAGAAACGGTGAATGCTGAGCATCAACTATTAAAGACATTGAAACATTCATGATTCTTCCATTCCTCCTCGCTGCGTAGCTGCTGAGAGCCTTCTGTTCCCTACTAGCAGTAGTAGTATTCCTTCTCGGCCAGCCTCTTTGCTGTCACGAGAAATACTCAAGTATGGCCAGTTGCATTTCCTTCTGTGACACGAGACTTGCTCTTCATGATTCTTTCCAACATCATTCCAATCCTTCTCTTTTCGAAGGAAGCCAACATCGACAGAGAACCTCGACATCTATGTGCGAGTAGAACGACCGCAGCGGAGCCGGTTGCAGACTTTCACGCGTGGTCAACCGACTACGGTAAGAGCTGTGATGTGTCGGGCCTGGAGCATTTCCTGTTATGGTGAGGGACGCAAGCGAGGAGGCTTCAAGGGGGTGGATTGGCGCAGACCATATGCTGAAGATTTTTACAGTTCCATATCAACAGGACTAGATGATTCCACAGTCTAGGTAGATTGGATTGAATTAGAAGAGGCCGTGGTTCCTAATTAACCTTTCGTTACCGCCATGTTGACATTTGCTTCTGCTCTATTGTTTGAAATAAAGCTTTTTCTCTCCCTTTTTGTTAGTCCCCTATAATACGTGGTTCAATGCCTTCCCTTTCATCATACATGCTCTCCATGCATCTTATATAATACTTGTATACAGCCTCAAGCGCTGTGTGAACGATCCTTATTCCGAGGAAGTAGCACCCAGATAATGATCATGAGGACCAACAATGAGAGAATGAACGGTTGCAGGCTTTGCACACCGCGCGCCCCGGATAtcgcaccagcagcaaagGGCAGTCTACGCCCAATGGGAATACACAGGTTAGCGTGATACTCAAACGGATCTCATAAGCATCGTCACCAAGGACGCAAACTTACATTGCGGCACCACCGCCTGCCAATGATGACGCGAGCCCAATGCCCGGGGTATGCAGATGCTTCGGAAGCAGCTTGGCCGCCACTACAACTGCCGCAGGAAAGAGAGGGCCGGTAAAGAAACCGAGCATCGAGACAGCAACGGCAGAGACGACAAACTTTGGGACCA containing:
- a CDS encoding terpene cyclase/mutase family protein; this encodes MLQTEAITTEGLRVRSLSPDDPLLPRIKQAIKLSGQHSRGEMHSDGHWCGEVKTNATTSAEHVLLCQALGINLDADREAFISWFRCTQGADGGWSTAPDQAGDISVTVEAYLALKILGLSEDDAAMRRARDFAIAAGGVAKVRIFTRIYLALFGLFPWAAVPELPPELILLPSRVPVSIYHWSAWARATVVPLLIISHHRPIYALPGGGKGTSSDYLDELWCDPQNKMIPYNHDEPTAWRSDPFASIFTLADSILHRLDGLRSFNPFRRFALQKCVDWILEHQEDMGDIGDIMPPLHGAMLALRLEGYPLHSGPIHRGLEAIERFAYRDKQGKRIQTTVSAFWDTSLMLIALGDAGMASKPWLTRSLGWLQQHQRLGNYGDWKVNNHGLKAGGFSFGYFNTWYPDVDDTASAVLAMIRQDERLVHSASVLDALNWLLGMQNTDGGWGAFDRDNDKHFLNKIPFSDMDALCDPSTPDVTGHVLEAFGLFLALSKADALADRVVAASRRAIRYLSDTHVLSRGWYGRWGCNYIYGTSAVLCALAYFGSENDALSGVRVMKDAINQAIRWLETVQNPDGGWGETVDSYKDPSRAGSGPSTASQTAWAIMALLPYLPPSTEVIQRGMEYLLRTQTKTASQGATWHEKAYTATGFPKYFYMGYSLYAHYFPMMALGRYAYPCPAWHENWRLKRD
- a CDS encoding putative FAD binding monooxygenase, which encodes MDPPFKVIIVGGSIAGLTLAHCLHRAEIPCIVLEKRPQIAPQEGASVAILPNGARILEQLEVYDAVEKLVKPKHVLNMYFPDGFHFSDPYPKTMNELFGFPMACLDRQQLLQVLYQLFPKKPDIYVGKSVVGVDEQDSRVLVYTADGSTYEGDLVVGADGVHSRVRTQMWRAAKMRRPGLISESEMKGMSIEYACIFGASPTVPGLDERHLHSRVDNGTAFILVPGVNGRLSWFIIVRLDKKYQYGSAPRFSVKDAAAWGERLTDKNIWKDIKFEQVWQSRQTVDMTALEETIFRNWSCGRIVCIGDSMHKMTPNLGQGANCAIEDAAALTNKLHDALKVKNPGRKLSDDEIEQALSEFSNIQVKRISKIYNVSWTTARLQTRANLVYRLLLRYFIPYAGDKPAKRVLRIFEGATALDFIPLPTRSGPGWTPQKREETFFPRWTIALAFLVLISVVSINLKPVGYYSYWLSLLGGFLMDRIR